A window from Planococcus maritimus encodes these proteins:
- the pyrE gene encoding orotate phosphoribosyltransferase — protein sequence MKKQIAQQLLSIGAVELRPNDPFTWASGVKSPIYCDNRLTMSYPAVRKAIADGLAETIRREYPDAQVIAGTATAGIPHAAWVAERLDLPMVYVRSKPKGHGQSNLIEGKIQPGQKAVVIEDLISKGGSVLQAAQALQDAGFEVAGIAAIFTYGLPQAQQAIADAGFTFHTLTDFSALVEQAEENGAIAAEDLPMLSEWHEKLKAGALTS from the coding sequence ATGAAAAAACAAATCGCACAACAATTACTATCTATCGGAGCAGTCGAACTGCGCCCGAACGATCCGTTCACGTGGGCATCCGGCGTTAAATCGCCAATTTATTGCGACAATCGATTGACAATGTCTTATCCAGCTGTCCGCAAAGCGATCGCAGATGGGCTCGCAGAAACCATTCGTCGCGAATATCCGGACGCGCAAGTGATCGCGGGAACGGCGACAGCCGGGATCCCTCACGCCGCCTGGGTCGCAGAACGCCTGGATTTACCGATGGTTTATGTGCGTTCGAAGCCAAAGGGACACGGGCAATCGAATCTAATTGAAGGCAAAATCCAACCAGGCCAAAAAGCGGTCGTCATTGAAGACTTGATCTCCAAAGGCGGTTCGGTATTGCAAGCAGCACAGGCGTTGCAAGATGCCGGCTTTGAAGTGGCAGGTATTGCCGCAATCTTCACTTATGGACTGCCTCAAGCACAGCAAGCGATAGCGGATGCCGGATTTACGTTCCACACCTTGACGGATTTCTCAGCACTCGTTGAACAAGCGGAGGAAAACGGGGCCATTGCGGCAGAAGATTTGCCGATGCTCAGCGAATGGCACGAAAAGCTGAAAGCCGGCGCATTGACTTCCTAA
- the pyrF gene encoding orotidine-5'-phosphate decarboxylase yields MTSKPIIALDFPSKLDVEEFLSEFTEPLFLKVGMELFYQEGPELIRTLNRDGHDLFLDLKLHDIPNTVESAMRRIAELGVDMVNVHAAGGLAMMQAAKRGLAGSGTKLIAVTQLTSTSEEQMQKEQLISVSLEDSVLHYAKLAKQAGLDGVVCSVHEAKAIGEVCGEDFLRVTPGIRPAAAESHDQKRIATPSDAKIQGSTHIVVGRAITRSENPQKSYDYINGEWSGRS; encoded by the coding sequence ATGACCTCTAAACCGATTATTGCACTCGACTTCCCGTCAAAGCTCGATGTGGAAGAATTTCTGTCGGAGTTTACGGAACCATTATTTTTGAAAGTCGGTATGGAATTGTTCTATCAAGAAGGCCCAGAACTCATTCGGACTTTGAATCGAGATGGCCATGATTTATTCCTGGATTTAAAATTGCACGACATCCCAAATACCGTCGAATCGGCGATGCGCCGCATTGCTGAATTGGGCGTCGACATGGTCAATGTCCATGCGGCTGGCGGTCTTGCCATGATGCAAGCTGCAAAACGAGGACTTGCCGGCAGTGGGACAAAGTTAATCGCGGTGACACAATTGACCTCGACGAGCGAAGAGCAAATGCAGAAAGAACAATTAATTTCAGTGAGCTTGGAAGACTCCGTTCTGCATTACGCGAAACTCGCGAAACAGGCAGGGCTCGATGGTGTCGTGTGCTCGGTACATGAAGCGAAAGCGATCGGCGAAGTATGCGGCGAAGATTTTCTTCGTGTGACGCCGGGGATCCGGCCAGCTGCAGCTGAATCCCATGACCAAAAGCGTATTGCGACACCGAGTGATGCGAAAATACAAGGCTCTACACACATTGTTGTTGGAAGAGCCATTACTCGATCGGAAAACCCGCAAAAGAGCTATGATTACATCAACGGAGAATGGAGCGGTCGTTCATGA
- a CDS encoding dihydroorotate dehydrogenase, producing MMDLSVKLPGLDLKNPIMPASGCFGFGQEYAKLYDLSKLGSIMIKATTAEMRLGNPTPRVAETSSGMLNAIGLQNPGLEKVVDEQLPWLEQFDVPIIANVAGSLAEDYVEVARTISRAPNVHALELNISCPNVKQGGITFGTDPKVAQELTRMVKDVSDVPVYVKLSPNVTDVVQLAKAVEEGGADGITMINTLLGMRLDPKTGRPVIANITGGLSGPAIKPVALRMVYEVRRHTDLPIIGMGGVAEVDDVIDFLSAGANAVAVGTANFVNPFVCPELIEKLPERLHELGYESVHELTGRSHRL from the coding sequence ATGATGGATTTAAGCGTGAAATTGCCAGGCCTTGATTTAAAAAATCCTATTATGCCCGCATCCGGCTGCTTCGGATTCGGACAGGAATACGCAAAGCTCTACGATTTATCGAAACTCGGATCGATCATGATTAAAGCAACGACCGCTGAGATGCGCCTTGGAAATCCGACGCCGCGCGTTGCGGAAACTTCATCCGGCATGCTCAATGCGATTGGTCTGCAAAATCCTGGACTTGAAAAAGTCGTCGATGAACAATTGCCTTGGCTCGAACAATTCGATGTGCCGATCATCGCCAATGTGGCCGGTTCACTGGCAGAGGATTATGTAGAAGTCGCAAGAACCATTTCTAGAGCACCGAATGTCCATGCGCTGGAATTAAATATTTCCTGCCCGAACGTCAAACAAGGCGGCATCACATTCGGAACGGATCCGAAAGTGGCACAAGAATTGACGCGTATGGTCAAAGACGTATCGGACGTGCCGGTCTACGTAAAACTGTCGCCAAACGTCACCGATGTTGTCCAGCTAGCTAAAGCAGTCGAAGAAGGCGGCGCAGATGGCATCACGATGATCAACACCTTGCTTGGCATGCGGCTTGACCCCAAAACGGGACGCCCGGTGATCGCCAATATTACCGGCGGTTTGTCAGGACCTGCGATTAAACCGGTCGCTCTTCGTATGGTTTATGAAGTGAGACGCCATACGGATTTGCCGATCATCGGCATGGGCGGCGTCGCGGAAGTGGATGACGTCATCGACTTTTTATCGGCAGGAGCGAATGCGGTAGCAGTCGGAACGGCAAATTTCGTCAATCCGTTCGTCTGTCCTGAACTGATCGAAAAATTGCCGGAACGATTGCACGAACTTGGCTATGAATCTGTCCATGAACTTACCGGAAGGAGCCACCGCTTATGA
- a CDS encoding dihydroorotate dehydrogenase electron transfer subunit: MIKQEKMAIVSQTEIAKNIFELTVTGTLVEEMNEPGQFVHVRVADSFEPLLRRPISVAKIDKEASSFTMIYRSEGRGTNLLSQKTERDTLDVLGPLGHGFPVDQAGEKAYLIGGGIGVPPLYELALQLNARGVETVHILGFESREAVFYEDKFRALGDTHIATVDGSHGTEGFVTHILNGLPHDFDTYYSCGPTPMLEAVQWAYPEKKGFLSYEQRMGCGIGACFACVCRTTKSETDYIKVCSDGPVFPAGVVIS, translated from the coding sequence ATGATCAAACAGGAGAAAATGGCCATTGTCTCCCAAACTGAAATCGCCAAGAACATTTTCGAGCTCACGGTCACGGGCACACTGGTTGAGGAAATGAACGAACCGGGACAGTTTGTCCATGTGCGTGTGGCAGATAGCTTTGAACCGCTGCTGCGCCGGCCAATATCGGTAGCGAAAATCGACAAAGAAGCGTCGAGCTTCACGATGATCTACCGTTCAGAAGGGCGCGGGACCAACTTATTATCCCAAAAAACAGAGCGCGATACACTCGACGTCCTGGGGCCGCTCGGGCATGGCTTTCCGGTTGATCAAGCTGGAGAAAAAGCTTATTTGATCGGCGGGGGAATCGGCGTGCCTCCGCTGTACGAACTGGCATTGCAACTGAACGCGAGAGGTGTGGAAACGGTCCACATCCTCGGATTTGAAAGCCGTGAAGCGGTATTTTATGAAGACAAATTTCGCGCACTCGGCGATACGCATATTGCGACCGTTGACGGCTCGCACGGGACAGAAGGCTTTGTGACGCATATTTTGAACGGCTTGCCACATGATTTCGATACCTATTATTCCTGCGGGCCAACGCCGATGCTTGAAGCGGTGCAATGGGCGTACCCAGAGAAAAAAGGGTTTTTATCTTATGAACAGCGCATGGGCTGCGGCATCGGGGCATGCTTTGCCTGTGTCTGCCGGACGACAAAAAGCGAAACGGATTACATTAAAGTATGTTCCGACGGGCCTGTATTTCCAGCAGGGGTGGTGATTTCATGA
- the carB gene encoding carbamoyl-phosphate synthase large subunit, which translates to MPKRQDIKSILVIGSGPIVIGQAAEFDYAGTQACLALKEEGYRVILINSNPATIMTDTEIADKVYIEPITLEFVSRILRKERPDALLATLGGQTGLNMAIELDESGILEELDIEILGTKLDAIHKAEDRDLFRTLMNELGEPVPDSDIIHNMEEAKRFVERIGYPVIVRPAFTLGGTGGGICHNDDQLHEIVASGLKYSPVTQCLLEKSIAGFKEIEYEVMRDAEDTAIVVCNMENIDPVGIHTGDSIVVAPSQTLSDREYQMLRNVSLKIIRALKIEGGCNVQLALDPHSFDYYIIEVNPRVSRSSALASKATGYPIAKLAAKIAVGLTLGEMMNPVTGRTYAAFEPALDYVVSKIPRWPFDKFEAAKRNLGTQMKATGEVMAMGRTFEESMLKAVRSLETGQFHLELKNGTDMSDEWIEKRIRKAGDERLFFIGEALRRGVTIDTIHDWSQIDLFFLEKFDKIVRFEDVLQQNPFDYETARKAKRMGFADRTIGKLWDTQEAKVYEWRKQQGLIPVYKMVDTCAAEFESETPYFYASYEDENESIRTDKESVIVLGSGPIRIGQGVEFDYATVHSVWAIKEAGYEAIIINNNPETVSTDFSISDKLYFEPLTIEDVMHIVDLEQPKGVVVQFGGQTAINLADKLEKNGVKILGTTLEDIDRAENRNKFEAALHEIGIPQPLGKTAVSTQEAVVIASDIGYPVLVRPSYVLGGRAMEIVYNESDLIHYMEHAVEASPEHPVLVDRYLTGEEIEVDAICDGENVLIPGIMEHIERAGVHSGDSIAVYPPQNISQQQIDTLTDYTTRLAKGLNIVGLLNIQYVISKGEVFVIEVNPRSSRTVPFLSKITGIPMANIATKAILGQSIVEQGYTTGLAPLKKGVFVKVPVFSFAKLRRVDITLGPEMKSTGEVMGKDVTLEKALYKGLAAAGMEVKDHGTVLLTVADKDKEEAVGLAKRFRDIGYQIMATGGTAQVFTEAGIAVAEVGKIGAEGRTLLDVIQSGDAQIVINTLTKGKQPERDGFRIRRESVENGVPCLTSLDTAEAMLRVIESMTFQAEEMGAGV; encoded by the coding sequence ATGCCTAAAAGACAAGATATCAAAAGCATCCTCGTTATTGGTTCAGGGCCAATCGTTATCGGCCAAGCAGCAGAATTCGACTATGCGGGCACACAAGCCTGCCTCGCCTTGAAAGAAGAGGGCTACCGCGTTATCTTGATCAACTCTAATCCGGCGACGATCATGACCGATACCGAAATCGCCGACAAGGTGTACATCGAGCCGATTACATTGGAGTTTGTCAGCCGCATCCTTAGAAAAGAGCGCCCGGATGCACTGCTTGCGACACTTGGCGGACAGACCGGCCTCAATATGGCGATCGAACTGGATGAATCCGGAATTTTGGAAGAACTCGATATTGAAATCTTGGGGACTAAGCTGGACGCTATCCATAAAGCGGAAGACCGCGATTTGTTCCGTACCTTGATGAATGAACTCGGCGAACCGGTACCGGATTCCGACATCATTCATAACATGGAAGAAGCTAAGCGCTTTGTGGAACGGATCGGCTACCCAGTCATCGTCCGCCCGGCCTTTACACTAGGTGGGACTGGCGGCGGCATTTGCCATAACGACGATCAATTGCACGAAATCGTTGCGAGCGGCTTGAAATACAGCCCCGTGACGCAATGCTTGCTGGAAAAATCAATCGCGGGCTTCAAGGAAATCGAATACGAAGTGATGCGCGATGCAGAAGATACCGCAATCGTCGTCTGCAATATGGAAAACATCGACCCGGTCGGCATTCATACCGGCGATTCGATCGTCGTCGCCCCGAGCCAGACCTTATCCGACCGTGAATACCAAATGCTGCGCAATGTGTCGCTGAAAATTATCCGCGCCTTGAAAATCGAAGGCGGCTGCAACGTTCAGCTTGCGCTCGACCCGCATAGCTTTGACTATTACATTATCGAAGTGAACCCGCGTGTCAGCCGCTCCTCTGCGCTTGCATCCAAAGCGACGGGCTACCCAATTGCCAAATTAGCAGCGAAAATCGCGGTGGGCTTAACGCTTGGTGAAATGATGAATCCAGTGACTGGGCGGACATACGCCGCCTTCGAACCAGCACTTGACTATGTCGTTTCGAAAATCCCGCGCTGGCCGTTCGATAAATTTGAAGCGGCCAAACGCAACCTCGGCACGCAAATGAAAGCGACCGGCGAAGTTATGGCGATGGGCCGGACATTCGAGGAATCGATGCTAAAAGCGGTGCGTTCACTGGAAACCGGGCAATTCCACCTGGAGCTGAAAAACGGCACGGACATGAGCGACGAATGGATTGAAAAACGCATCCGCAAAGCGGGAGACGAAAGATTGTTCTTTATCGGCGAAGCATTGCGCCGCGGTGTGACCATTGACACGATCCACGACTGGAGCCAAATCGATTTGTTCTTCCTGGAGAAATTCGATAAAATTGTCCGCTTTGAAGATGTCTTGCAGCAAAACCCGTTTGATTATGAGACGGCGAGAAAAGCCAAACGCATGGGCTTTGCGGATAGAACGATCGGCAAGCTATGGGATACGCAAGAAGCGAAAGTATACGAATGGCGCAAACAACAAGGCTTGATACCGGTTTACAAAATGGTCGACACTTGCGCTGCAGAGTTCGAATCTGAAACGCCTTATTTCTACGCGAGCTATGAAGATGAAAACGAATCGATCCGCACCGATAAAGAAAGTGTTATTGTACTCGGCTCTGGACCGATCCGCATCGGACAAGGCGTCGAATTTGATTACGCAACTGTCCACTCCGTCTGGGCGATCAAAGAAGCCGGCTACGAGGCAATTATCATCAACAATAACCCGGAGACAGTGTCAACTGACTTCTCCATTTCCGACAAGCTCTACTTCGAACCGCTGACGATTGAAGACGTCATGCACATCGTCGACCTCGAACAACCAAAAGGCGTTGTCGTCCAGTTTGGCGGACAGACAGCGATCAATTTGGCAGATAAGCTCGAGAAAAACGGTGTGAAGATTCTGGGCACGACGCTTGAAGACATCGACCGCGCGGAAAACCGCAATAAATTCGAAGCGGCGCTTCATGAAATCGGCATCCCGCAGCCACTCGGCAAGACGGCCGTGTCGACACAAGAAGCGGTAGTCATCGCATCCGACATCGGCTATCCGGTGCTCGTTCGTCCGTCTTATGTACTCGGAGGACGCGCGATGGAAATCGTCTACAACGAAAGCGACTTGATCCACTACATGGAACACGCTGTCGAAGCAAGCCCTGAACATCCGGTACTAGTCGACCGCTATTTAACAGGCGAAGAAATTGAAGTCGATGCGATCTGCGACGGCGAGAATGTCTTGATTCCTGGAATCATGGAACATATTGAACGGGCAGGGGTGCATTCTGGTGACTCGATTGCTGTCTATCCGCCGCAAAACATTTCGCAGCAGCAAATCGACACTTTGACGGATTATACTACACGGCTCGCCAAAGGCTTGAACATCGTCGGCTTATTGAACATCCAGTACGTCATCTCGAAAGGCGAAGTATTCGTCATCGAAGTCAACCCGCGCTCAAGCCGCACGGTGCCGTTCCTCAGCAAAATCACCGGCATTCCGATGGCGAATATCGCAACGAAAGCAATACTCGGACAAAGCATTGTCGAGCAAGGCTACACAACAGGCTTAGCGCCGCTGAAAAAAGGCGTATTCGTCAAGGTGCCGGTATTCTCGTTCGCGAAACTGCGCCGCGTCGACATTACGCTCGGGCCCGAGATGAAATCGACCGGCGAAGTAATGGGCAAAGACGTCACGCTCGAAAAAGCGCTGTACAAAGGATTGGCTGCAGCTGGTATGGAAGTGAAAGATCACGGTACTGTACTGCTGACAGTAGCAGATAAAGACAAAGAGGAAGCAGTTGGGCTCGCGAAGCGCTTCCGGGATATCGGCTACCAAATAATGGCAACTGGTGGAACGGCACAAGTGTTCACTGAAGCAGGCATTGCCGTCGCGGAAGTTGGGAAAATTGGTGCTGAAGGACGTACCTTACTCGATGTTATCCAAAGCGGCGACGCACAGATCGTCATCAACACATTGACCAAAGGCAAACAGCCAGAACGCGACGGCTTCCGCATCCGCCGAGAATCAGTCGAAAACGGCGTGCCGTGCTTAACATCGCTGGATACAGCGGAAGCGATGCTCAGAGTCATCGAATCGATGACTTTCCAGGCAGAGGAAATGGGGGCAGGTGTATGA
- a CDS encoding carbamoyl phosphate synthase small subunit produces the protein MKRYLILEDGTVFAGEAFGAQSASFGEVVFNTSMTGYQEILSDPSYCGQIVTMTYPLQGNYGINSDDFESIDPAVKGMVVREAADFPSNFRNTMTLSELLEKKGIPGIAGIDTRKLTRLIRVNGSIKGILTAAGEEPDVGQVIEKLNETALPTDQVAQVSITRPYPSPGRGKRVVLIDYGMKHGILRELNKRKCDVIVVPHNTSAQEILAWGPDGVMLSNGPGDPKNVPECVDVVSELLGQVPIFGICLGHQLFARACGAETFKLKFGHRGGNHPVRDLVTGKIEITSQNHGYAVDEETLQGTRLKVTHTALNDGTNEGLAHLDYPAFTVQYHPESSPGPEDSNYLFDRFLEMMHAQRKEQQHA, from the coding sequence ATGAAACGTTATTTGATCTTAGAAGACGGCACAGTATTCGCAGGGGAAGCATTCGGCGCACAATCGGCATCGTTCGGGGAAGTGGTGTTTAACACCAGCATGACTGGTTACCAAGAAATTTTGTCGGATCCATCTTATTGCGGACAAATCGTTACGATGACTTACCCGCTGCAAGGCAATTACGGCATCAACAGCGATGACTTTGAATCGATTGACCCGGCCGTCAAAGGCATGGTCGTAAGGGAAGCGGCGGATTTCCCTTCAAATTTCAGGAATACGATGACTTTAAGCGAATTGCTTGAGAAAAAAGGCATTCCGGGCATCGCCGGAATCGACACTCGCAAGCTGACCCGGCTAATTCGCGTCAACGGATCGATTAAGGGCATCTTAACGGCTGCCGGAGAAGAACCGGATGTGGGACAAGTGATTGAGAAGCTGAACGAAACGGCCTTGCCGACAGACCAAGTGGCGCAAGTGTCGATTACGCGCCCTTATCCAAGCCCGGGACGCGGCAAGCGTGTCGTGTTAATCGATTACGGCATGAAGCACGGAATTTTACGTGAATTAAACAAACGCAAATGTGATGTAATTGTCGTGCCGCATAACACGAGCGCCCAGGAAATCCTCGCTTGGGGACCGGACGGCGTTATGCTGTCGAACGGCCCGGGAGACCCGAAAAACGTTCCGGAATGTGTGGACGTTGTCAGTGAATTGCTCGGCCAAGTACCGATTTTCGGAATTTGCCTCGGCCACCAATTGTTCGCAAGAGCTTGCGGTGCTGAGACATTCAAGCTGAAGTTCGGCCACCGCGGCGGCAACCATCCGGTGCGAGACCTTGTCACCGGCAAGATCGAAATCACTTCACAAAACCACGGCTACGCAGTCGATGAAGAAACCTTGCAAGGCACACGACTGAAAGTGACGCATACAGCACTCAACGACGGAACCAATGAAGGGCTAGCACATCTCGATTACCCAGCTTTCACCGTGCAATACCACCCGGAATCTTCGCCTGGCCCGGAAGACTCGAATTATTTGTTCGACCGATTTTTGGAAATGATGCACGCACAACGGAAGGAGCAACAACATGCCTAA